The sequence GTCATGTTTAAACTAGCGTTACCCTTAAGCATATCAACTTGCGGGACCCAAGTTTTCAGATCATTAAACTCAAATGAGTTCGCCTCGAGACTTGCCTCAACGTATTTGTTCTCCAATCCTTCATATGAAAAATCGCTGAATAGATTCAGATCTTTAATTCTCGCAATCAGATTTAAATTCGTTTGATCTGTTGTCATATAGAATTTTTTAATACGCGCTTCTTTTTCGCTGACTGTTGCCGTCAAATTAAAATCACGTAATGTAAAGTTCTCGGCATTTGTCTTAAACCGGAAATTGCTGATATCCAGCCTAGCAGAATTTTTCTTCATAGAGACATCTGCTGCAAGCTGAAGATTCAAATCCAAAATTGTTAAATCAGAAAAATTTAGAGTCTCATAAATACTATGCGAGAGATAACTTTCTGAGTCAATATTTTCTTTTATCCTAAAAGTGCATCGCTGCAATTCGAAGTTCTTCAGTTTAATATCGTAATCGAACGGCACCGCTTCAGTTGTATCGGGTAAAGATGGATGCTTTATAACATTTTCAAAAATCCATTTATCATTTTCTAATTTAACCAAATTTATTTCTGCTTCTTCGAATATGAGATTCTTAATAGAAATAGTTTTTCCGAGTAGGGCAATAGGATTTAGAGAAAGATAAATTCCTTCCGCTTTTATTAGGTCAACACCTGCAACATTGTATCGGACACCTCTCAGAGAAACATTTGTCACAAGCGTGCCGTAAATATTTTCAATCTCAATCTTTCCGTTGAGTTCTTTTTCCGCAAGAGAAATAATTTCATCCCGCAGATAATTTCTGAAAGTTGCTGTTTGAGAAAATCCAAGCAAAACGAGGAGCAAAACGAACAGAGTGATCAAAAATTTTCCAAGCGCATGAAAAATTTTATAAGAAAGCGATCTGTGCCGGAGTCTGTGCTTGCTGTCCTTCCTGAAAAACTTCATCGAATTAGAGTCTCTTTATCTTTTCTAAAATCGATGAGGTGGAATAATTATCTACGTACTTCAGAGAATAGACTTTTCCGCCATTGTTTTCGACAATATCTCTTCCGACGATTTGATCGATCTTCCAATCGCCTCCTTTAACTAAAATATCCGGAACTACTTTCGATATAATTTCAAATGGAGTTTCTTCATTAAAACTTATGACAAAGTCTACACACTTAAAATTCGAAAGTACAAATGCACGGTCGATTAAACTTACTACGGGCCTGCCTTGACCTTTTAGTTTTCTAACTGAGCTATCTGAATTCAATGCGACAACGAGTGCATCGCCAAGCTCTTTTGCCCTTGTCAGATAATCCACATGCCCGCGGTGAATAATATCAAAGCAGCCATTTGTGAAAACAAGTTTTTTATTTTCTTGACGCAGCGATCCTCTGATCTTCAAAAATTCATCAAGCTCTAGTAATCCGATTCTCGATTGCATGTTACATCGCCATCAAATTTTTGAATAGGTAGTCTTTATCAATCGGAACGATTCCGACTTCTTCGCACACAAGCCCTGCAGCAAGATTTGCGATTGTTGCAGCTTCTTTAATATCCGCACCTGCCGCCAGTGCCATTGAAAGTGTTGCAATCACTGTATCCCCTGCACCGGAAACATCTGCAACTTTTCGAGCTTTGGTTGGAATTGAATCGAATTTATCTACAGATGTGAGAAGCGACATTCCCTTTTCACCGCGAGTTAGCAGTACGCAATCAGGATTTAGTTTCTCTTTCAATGCTTTGCAAGCTTGAAAAACCGTTTCATCCGACGTTAATTTTGTTGCGAGAATATCTTCTGTCTCTTTTTTGTTCGGTTTGAAGACTGTTACGTTTTTGTATTCAAAGAAATTATCGAATTTGGGATCAACCGTTACAAAAATTTTGTTCTCATTGGCAAGCTTGATAACTTTTTTAA is a genomic window of Ignavibacteria bacterium containing:
- the rfaE2 gene encoding D-glycero-beta-D-manno-heptose 1-phosphate adenylyltransferase; translation: MQSRIGLLELDEFLKIRGSLRQENKKLVFTNGCFDIIHRGHVDYLTRAKELGDALVVALNSDSSVRKLKGQGRPVVSLIDRAFVLSNFKCVDFVISFNEETPFEIISKVVPDILVKGGDWKIDQIVGRDIVENNGGKVYSLKYVDNYSTSSILEKIKRL